TTTTTATCAGCATGCTGAATTACTTTAGCATTTTGGACTGGTGTTGATTGTACGTCACCGGCGGTCATTACAATCTCTATGGGGTCTTCACTTCCTTCGCGCTTGATGGTAAAAGTATGTTCTTCACCGGCTTTTGGTTGAAGGCCTGCATTTAATTTATCTACTTCTGCCGAATCTGCAGTACTTATATCCGCACCATTAATGGCTGTAATAGTATCGCCACGAAGTAGCCCTGCATTTGCTGCTGGTGAGCCATCTTGTGTGAAGGCAACTTTAAGTATGCGAGGGGGCGTCCGACTAATAAATGCCCACTTTACGCCGTACCCTGATACCACTCCTGACTGTGCTTCTTTTTTATAGTCATCGTAACTTTCAGAGAAATGAAATTGGTCTTTAGCTTTGCCTGAGTCTGTGATCGCGGTAGTTTTTAGCTGTGCGAAATAATCACCTACTGAATCAAATGATTTAGGGTCGTTGTCTTCTACTTCGTCATACCAAAGGTAAGTTTCGTTAGTATATGAGCGTAGAAACATTTTTTCGTGCATGGCAGTCCCTGCTTTGTCAGGGTAAGGTGCATTTTCATAAGGGTCAGTACCAGTACGCGGCGTTTCACATTGATTTATAAAGCTGCTCGAAGGATCGTACTTATTTAGCGTCCAAGTTGGCTCTGTTACTGTTCCACCAGTGCTTCCTGTATTTGTTGAAGGCGTTGTAGGATTTGTTGTTTGTTGATTATCGTTATTTGAGCTACCACCGCCACAACCAACCAATACTGTTGCAGATAAAGCAAGCGCAATGCTGAAGCTTAATGTATTTAGTTTCATAATATATTCCTATCACATTGTGTGTGATCAAAATACCAACAAGCGTTTGTGAACACAATTGGTACAGCTCGATAAAGCGAAATTAATGCTAATTGTACCCGTGCTTTTTTTGCCAAGTTGTAAATAATTGTTGCTGTTTTTTAGATAACTTCAAGCCATAAGTGCTCTGCATATAAAAGTAAGCATCCGCAATACGCTTTTTTGCAAAATCTGGCGGCTCTACTGTCCGTGTTTTAAAATTAACTTTAATAGGGCAAGCACCATGCTTTAGTTCTGTATTTGGTAACATACCAAAACGATAATTACTTCTGTCACCGTTTATTTCACCAATAGCGGGCGCTAAATTGTTTATATCAGCTTCCATTTTGCGAAATTTAGCACTGACTTTTCTACAGTTTTTCCTACCACCATTTTGCCAGCACTGTAGCTGGTGGCCAAATTCCCAAGCTGAAACAATGTGCTCCCATTCAATACGAGTGGCGCGGCTATTTGGTTTGCCTGCATGGGTGTAGGGTTTTCTTGGTTCATAACCACAGCTGTATGCATCAGGGATAAGTTTTTTGCCTTGGCGTTTGATCTTACAGCCGCAATAAAGCGTGGTGGCATCTTGAGGTAAGGTTTTATTGAGGTGTTTCTTTGCTTGTGAAAAGCTTGAAAATTCTTTGCCAATAGTTGGCGGGCTCAGCAACAGCAAAGCCATTAACGCAAATAGCGGGCGCATTTCTCTCACCTAAGTGGACTACAGAAAAATGCACTATATCACCGCAATAAAGGCTTTAAAATTATCTTGTTGATTGCAATAGTTCTTTCAAAGGTTCACGCCCTAAAAATATAGGGCGCATGTTCCGCTAAGCTGGTTTTTGTCTGCGCTTGCGCCAAGGGGGAGCTTGGAATAATAAGAACATGCCAGATAGACAAAACAACACACTGACGACAGAAAAGCTAATAAGCAGTGGGTTGTTAAAGTCTTCCCGTTCGTCATAATCCATAATGTGTAGCATCCAGAAAAAATCGAAAATACGCCAAATGGTGCTTCTTACTGTTATGATTTGTCCGCTTTGAGCTTCTAGATAAAGTGTTGTACTACACCAGTCATTGTAAGTAACAGACCAGACGTTTTCTTTGTAGCCGATCTCTCTCGGGCCATTTGCTAATAATTGCACATCACTGATTTCGCCATTACCTAAATAATGAGCGTCGGCTTGTTGTTTGATCAAAGCTTCTCTTGGTGCTACAAGTGTTTTACCAGTGACGCCATTAAACCAAGTCGTTTTATCACCTTGCACTTTAATGATAGGAATATCTAATAGGTGTTTGAAAGCAATGTTAGTGAGCGTATCTTGGCTTTTTGTTATGGAATTCAAATCAGCGATATAATCATCTCGTGTGAAAGGATTATCAAGTTGTCGATGTGCTAGGTGTTTACCATGCACTTTTTCTAACGGAATAGCACTCATGACAAACCCACCTAATAACCACGCGAATATTTGAATAGCGAGAAGGTAGCCAAGCCACTTGTGTATTTTTCGAATGGGTTTAAATGCTGCTTTTATCATTGTTATTATCCAAGCCAGATGAAGAAGTAAAAGCGCAGTGTACCTAAAAAGGTTGTTCTGTCACTGCGACAAATTGTCTCAGTCTAAAAGTAGTATTAAATCTGCTTTTTCGATATTGAACAAGATTTGTTCAGTTTTATAATGCGTTATCGGTAGCAACCACTCGGTGAGTTAGTTACACTTGTCTATATTGAGTATCGCTTAGTAACATCATAAAAATACAGCTTAAAAAGAGAATAGTCATAATGTCAGAAATCCAATTCTTAAATGTAGACCTAGAGCTTGAATCAAAACAGGATATTAGTGCCTTGGTAGACGATTTAAAGAAGAACGCTATGGTGCTGCACTATGATA
The Pseudoalteromonas phenolica genome window above contains:
- a CDS encoding endonuclease — its product is MRPLFALMALLLLSPPTIGKEFSSFSQAKKHLNKTLPQDATTLYCGCKIKRQGKKLIPDAYSCGYEPRKPYTHAGKPNSRATRIEWEHIVSAWEFGHQLQCWQNGGRKNCRKVSAKFRKMEADINNLAPAIGEINGDRSNYRFGMLPNTELKHGACPIKVNFKTRTVEPPDFAKKRIADAYFYMQSTYGLKLSKKQQQLFTTWQKKHGYN